Below is a window of Pseudomonadales bacterium DNA.
AGCAAGGCTATCGTGCCAACGTCGGCATTATTATCGCCAATGGTAAAGGCCAAGTCTTATGGGCAAAGCGCATTGGACAAGATGCATGGCAGTTCCCTCAGGGCGGCATTAACCGCGGCGAATCAGCAAAGGCGGCGATGTATCGCGAGTTGGCCGAAGAAGTTGGCCTATCACCTCATGATGTTGAAATTATATCAACGACTCGCGGCTGGCTTCGCTATCGCTTGCCGAAACATCTGCGCCGCGCATCCAGTCCTCAATGTATTGGTCAGAAGCAAAAGTGGTTTTTGCTGCGCCTTCTGGCCGATGATGCACAGGTAAATTTGTCTCAACATGTCGAGCAAGAGTTTGACCACTGGGAGTGGGTCAGTTTTTGGTATCCGCTCAATCAGGTCATCAGTTTTAAACGCGATGTTTATCGGCGAGCCTTAAAAGAGCTGTCATCGGTGCATGCACGTTTGGTTGATGCGCTGCAATAATCATGCTTGAGTCACTGCGTCAAATTGTTCAAGAAGTCAGC
It encodes the following:
- the rppH gene encoding RNA pyrophosphohydrolase; translated protein: MIDEQGYRANVGIIIANGKGQVLWAKRIGQDAWQFPQGGINRGESAKAAMYRELAEEVGLSPHDVEIISTTRGWLRYRLPKHLRRASSPQCIGQKQKWFLLRLLADDAQVNLSQHVEQEFDHWEWVSFWYPLNQVISFKRDVYRRALKELSSVHARLVDALQ